One genomic window of Globicephala melas chromosome 8, mGloMel1.2, whole genome shotgun sequence includes the following:
- the ZNF202 gene encoding zinc finger protein 202 isoform X2: MATALEPEDQDLWEEEGILMVKLEDDFTCRPESVLQRDDPVLETSHQNFRRFRYQEAASPREALIRLRELCHQWLRPERRTKEQILELLVLEQFLTVLPGELQSWVRGQRPESGEEAVTLVEGLQKQPRRPRRWVTVHVHGQEVLSEETVHPGAEPESPSELQDPAHTLTPEESHEETTQSPDLGAPEEQSLCQELEFQPLQESEVPVPQDPALPEERNPGNPEMVALLTALSQGLVTFKDVAVCFSQDQWSDLDPTQKEFYGEYVLEEDCGIVVSLSFPIPRLDEISHMGEEEPLIPEIPEAQEPQEPEILSFTYTGDRSEDEECPEQADLSLEELHRSILGDAEIHQTPDWEIVFEGDPGRLNERRFGTNISQVHSLTNLQETMPVHPLLGRHHDCTVCGKSFTCNSHLVRHLRTHTGEKPYKCMECGKSYTRSSHLARHQKVHKMSAPYKYPLNRKNLHETSPLVQVERTPPVEKPYRCDDCGKHFRWTSDLVRHQRTHTGEKPFFCTICGKSFSQKSVLTTHQRIHLGGKPYLCGECGEDFSDHRRYLAHRKTHAAEELYLCSECGRCFNHSAAFAKHLRGHASVRPCRCTECGKSFGRRDHLVRHQRTHTGEKPFTCPTCGKSFSRGYHLIRHQRTHSGKTS; the protein is encoded by the exons ATGGCTACAGCCTTGGAACCGGAGGACCAGGATCTTTGGGAAGAAGAGGGGATTCTCATGGTGAAATTGGAAGATGATTTCACTTGTAGGccagagtctgtcttacagagggATGACCCTGTGCTTGAGACGTCGCACCAGAACTTCCGGCGCTTTCGCTACCAGGAAGCAGCAAGCCCTCGGGAAGCTCTCATCCGACTCCGAGAACTGTGTCATCAGTggctgaggccagagaggaggACAAAGGAGCAGATCCTAGAGCTGCTTGTGCTGGAACAATTCCTTACTGTCCTGCCCGGAGAGCTGCAGAGCTGGGTGCGGGGCCAGCGGCCAGAGAGTGGCGAGGAGGCCGTGACGCTGGTGGAGGGTTTGCAGAAACAACCCAGGAGACCAAGGCGGTGG GTGACTGTCCATGTTCACGGCCAGGAAGTCCTGTCCGAGGAGACAGTGCATCCAGGAGCAGAGCCCGAGTCACCTAGTGAGCTTCAGGATCCTGCACACACCTTGACCCCCGAGGAGTCCCATGAGGAGACCACACAGAGCCCAGATCTGGGGGCACCAGAAGAGCAGAGCCTGTGCCAGGAGTTGGAGTTCCAGCCCCTGCAGGAGAGCG agGTTCCAGtgccccaggacccagcccttCCTGAAGAGAGGAACCCTGGAAACCCAGAGATGGTTGCCCTTCTTACTGCTCTATCACAG GGATTGGTAACTTTCAAGGATGTGGCTGTATGCTTCTCCCAGGACCAGTGGAGTGATCTGGATCCAACACAGAAAGAGTTCTATGGGGAATATGTCTTGGAAGAAGACTGCGGAATTGTGGTCTCCTTGT CGTTTCCAATCCCCAGACTAGACGAGATCTCCCACATGGGAGAAGAAGAGCCTTTGATCCCAGAGATCCCAGAGGCACAGGAGCCTCAAGAGCCAGAAATCCTGAGTTTCACCTACACAG GAGATAGGAGTGAAGATGAGGAGTGTCCTGAGCAAGCAGATCTGAGTTTGGAGGAGCTACACAGGTCTATCTTGGGAGATGCAGAAATTCACCAGACTCCAGACTGGGAAATAGTCTTTGAGGGTGATCCAGGCAGACTTAAcgaaagaagatttggcacaaaTATTTCTCAAGTTCATAGTTTAACGAATCTTCAGGAAACCATGCCTGTACACCCCCTGTTAGGGAGACATCATGACTGTACTGTATGTGGTAAAAGTTTCACTTGTAACTCCCACCTTGTTAGACACCTGAgaactcacacaggagagaaaccctataaatgtaTGGAGTGTGGGAAAAGTTACACACGGAGCTCACATCTCGCCAGGCACCAAAAGGTCCACAAAATGAGCGCTCCTTATAAATATCCCCTAAACCGGAAGAATCTGCATGAGACCTCCCCTCTGGTCCAGGTTGAGAGAACTCCACCTGTTGAGAAACCCTATAGGTGTGACGATTGTGGAAAACACTTTCGCTGGACTTCAGACCTTGTCAGGCACCAGAGGACACATACGGGAGAGAAACCCTTCTTCTGTACTATTTGTGGCAAAAGCTTCAGCCAGAAATCCGTGCTCACAACACACCAAAGAATCCACCTTGGAGGCAAACCCTACTTGTGCGGAGAGTGTGGAGAGGACTTCAGTGACCACAGGCGGTACCTGGCCCACCGGAAGACGCACGCGGCCGAGGAGCTCTATCTGTGCAGCGAGTGTGGGCGCTGCTTCAACCACAGCGCCGCCTTTGCCAAGCACCTGAGGGGACATGCCTCAGTGAGGCCCTGCCGCTGCACCGAGTGTGGAAAGAGCTTCGGTCGGAGAGACCACCTCGTGAGGCATCAGAGAACACACACTGGTGAGAAGCCGTTCACGTGCCCGACCTGCGGGAAGAGCTTCAGCAGAGGCTACCACTTAATCAGGCACCAGAGGACCCACTCAGGAAAGACCTCCTAG
- the ZNF202 gene encoding zinc finger protein 202 isoform X1 yields MGQRSVCVCVCMSVTSWFLKHLPRDHLCGLSTQGDTALVFPLDVEPPFPGEENSVTSSEVLSPAVTDPPFRTTDREAHSKASRRWGRRRWEGWDLRALVTGRVEGNEKAGQYLNVPPCPGEDNLGSSSHAPVGLDFPLLVWVPLGVFLLAASPNISPDDNQDFPPDSMVTGSWNYSQVTVHVHGQEVLSEETVHPGAEPESPSELQDPAHTLTPEESHEETTQSPDLGAPEEQSLCQELEFQPLQESEVPVPQDPALPEERNPGNPEMVALLTALSQGLVTFKDVAVCFSQDQWSDLDPTQKEFYGEYVLEEDCGIVVSLSFPIPRLDEISHMGEEEPLIPEIPEAQEPQEPEILSFTYTGDRSEDEECPEQADLSLEELHRSILGDAEIHQTPDWEIVFEGDPGRLNERRFGTNISQVHSLTNLQETMPVHPLLGRHHDCTVCGKSFTCNSHLVRHLRTHTGEKPYKCMECGKSYTRSSHLARHQKVHKMSAPYKYPLNRKNLHETSPLVQVERTPPVEKPYRCDDCGKHFRWTSDLVRHQRTHTGEKPFFCTICGKSFSQKSVLTTHQRIHLGGKPYLCGECGEDFSDHRRYLAHRKTHAAEELYLCSECGRCFNHSAAFAKHLRGHASVRPCRCTECGKSFGRRDHLVRHQRTHTGEKPFTCPTCGKSFSRGYHLIRHQRTHSGKTS; encoded by the exons ATGGGAcagaggagtgtgtgtgtttgtgtgtgtatgagtgtgacTTCCTGGTTCTTGAAACACCTGCCTAGGGACCATCTTTGTGGCCTCAGCACACAAGGTGATACGGCTTTGGTTTTCCCTTTGGATGTTGAACCTCCATTTCCTGGGGAGGAGAATTCCGTGACTTCCTCAGAGGTTCTCAGCCCCGCAGTGACAGATCCCCCTTTCAGGACGACAGACAGGGAAGCACACAGCAAGGCGAGCCGCAGGTGGGGTAGGCGAAGATGGGAAGGGTGGGACCTCAGAGCCCTGGTGACAGGCAGGGTTGAGGGAAATGAGAAAGCAGGGCAGTATCTGAATGTCCCCCCTTGTCCTGGCGAGGATAACCTCGGCTCCTCCTCGCACGCCCCAGTGGGACTGGACTTTCCCCTCCTCGTCTGGGTCCCTCTGGGAGTTTTCCTGTTGGCAGCTTCTCCTAACATAAGCCCTGATGACAACCAAGACTTTCCTCCTGACTCCATGGTGACTGGAAGTTGGAATTATTCCCAGGTGACTGTCCATGTTCACGGCCAGGAAGTCCTGTCCGAGGAGACAGTGCATCCAGGAGCAGAGCCCGAGTCACCTAGTGAGCTTCAGGATCCTGCACACACCTTGACCCCCGAGGAGTCCCATGAGGAGACCACACAGAGCCCAGATCTGGGGGCACCAGAAGAGCAGAGCCTGTGCCAGGAGTTGGAGTTCCAGCCCCTGCAGGAGAGCG agGTTCCAGtgccccaggacccagcccttCCTGAAGAGAGGAACCCTGGAAACCCAGAGATGGTTGCCCTTCTTACTGCTCTATCACAG GGATTGGTAACTTTCAAGGATGTGGCTGTATGCTTCTCCCAGGACCAGTGGAGTGATCTGGATCCAACACAGAAAGAGTTCTATGGGGAATATGTCTTGGAAGAAGACTGCGGAATTGTGGTCTCCTTGT CGTTTCCAATCCCCAGACTAGACGAGATCTCCCACATGGGAGAAGAAGAGCCTTTGATCCCAGAGATCCCAGAGGCACAGGAGCCTCAAGAGCCAGAAATCCTGAGTTTCACCTACACAG GAGATAGGAGTGAAGATGAGGAGTGTCCTGAGCAAGCAGATCTGAGTTTGGAGGAGCTACACAGGTCTATCTTGGGAGATGCAGAAATTCACCAGACTCCAGACTGGGAAATAGTCTTTGAGGGTGATCCAGGCAGACTTAAcgaaagaagatttggcacaaaTATTTCTCAAGTTCATAGTTTAACGAATCTTCAGGAAACCATGCCTGTACACCCCCTGTTAGGGAGACATCATGACTGTACTGTATGTGGTAAAAGTTTCACTTGTAACTCCCACCTTGTTAGACACCTGAgaactcacacaggagagaaaccctataaatgtaTGGAGTGTGGGAAAAGTTACACACGGAGCTCACATCTCGCCAGGCACCAAAAGGTCCACAAAATGAGCGCTCCTTATAAATATCCCCTAAACCGGAAGAATCTGCATGAGACCTCCCCTCTGGTCCAGGTTGAGAGAACTCCACCTGTTGAGAAACCCTATAGGTGTGACGATTGTGGAAAACACTTTCGCTGGACTTCAGACCTTGTCAGGCACCAGAGGACACATACGGGAGAGAAACCCTTCTTCTGTACTATTTGTGGCAAAAGCTTCAGCCAGAAATCCGTGCTCACAACACACCAAAGAATCCACCTTGGAGGCAAACCCTACTTGTGCGGAGAGTGTGGAGAGGACTTCAGTGACCACAGGCGGTACCTGGCCCACCGGAAGACGCACGCGGCCGAGGAGCTCTATCTGTGCAGCGAGTGTGGGCGCTGCTTCAACCACAGCGCCGCCTTTGCCAAGCACCTGAGGGGACATGCCTCAGTGAGGCCCTGCCGCTGCACCGAGTGTGGAAAGAGCTTCGGTCGGAGAGACCACCTCGTGAGGCATCAGAGAACACACACTGGTGAGAAGCCGTTCACGTGCCCGACCTGCGGGAAGAGCTTCAGCAGAGGCTACCACTTAATCAGGCACCAGAGGACCCACTCAGGAAAGACCTCCTAG
- the ZNF202 gene encoding zinc finger protein 202 isoform X3 encodes MVALLTALSQGLVTFKDVAVCFSQDQWSDLDPTQKEFYGEYVLEEDCGIVVSLSFPIPRLDEISHMGEEEPLIPEIPEAQEPQEPEILSFTYTGDRSEDEECPEQADLSLEELHRSILGDAEIHQTPDWEIVFEGDPGRLNERRFGTNISQVHSLTNLQETMPVHPLLGRHHDCTVCGKSFTCNSHLVRHLRTHTGEKPYKCMECGKSYTRSSHLARHQKVHKMSAPYKYPLNRKNLHETSPLVQVERTPPVEKPYRCDDCGKHFRWTSDLVRHQRTHTGEKPFFCTICGKSFSQKSVLTTHQRIHLGGKPYLCGECGEDFSDHRRYLAHRKTHAAEELYLCSECGRCFNHSAAFAKHLRGHASVRPCRCTECGKSFGRRDHLVRHQRTHTGEKPFTCPTCGKSFSRGYHLIRHQRTHSGKTS; translated from the exons ATGGTTGCCCTTCTTACTGCTCTATCACAG GGATTGGTAACTTTCAAGGATGTGGCTGTATGCTTCTCCCAGGACCAGTGGAGTGATCTGGATCCAACACAGAAAGAGTTCTATGGGGAATATGTCTTGGAAGAAGACTGCGGAATTGTGGTCTCCTTGT CGTTTCCAATCCCCAGACTAGACGAGATCTCCCACATGGGAGAAGAAGAGCCTTTGATCCCAGAGATCCCAGAGGCACAGGAGCCTCAAGAGCCAGAAATCCTGAGTTTCACCTACACAG GAGATAGGAGTGAAGATGAGGAGTGTCCTGAGCAAGCAGATCTGAGTTTGGAGGAGCTACACAGGTCTATCTTGGGAGATGCAGAAATTCACCAGACTCCAGACTGGGAAATAGTCTTTGAGGGTGATCCAGGCAGACTTAAcgaaagaagatttggcacaaaTATTTCTCAAGTTCATAGTTTAACGAATCTTCAGGAAACCATGCCTGTACACCCCCTGTTAGGGAGACATCATGACTGTACTGTATGTGGTAAAAGTTTCACTTGTAACTCCCACCTTGTTAGACACCTGAgaactcacacaggagagaaaccctataaatgtaTGGAGTGTGGGAAAAGTTACACACGGAGCTCACATCTCGCCAGGCACCAAAAGGTCCACAAAATGAGCGCTCCTTATAAATATCCCCTAAACCGGAAGAATCTGCATGAGACCTCCCCTCTGGTCCAGGTTGAGAGAACTCCACCTGTTGAGAAACCCTATAGGTGTGACGATTGTGGAAAACACTTTCGCTGGACTTCAGACCTTGTCAGGCACCAGAGGACACATACGGGAGAGAAACCCTTCTTCTGTACTATTTGTGGCAAAAGCTTCAGCCAGAAATCCGTGCTCACAACACACCAAAGAATCCACCTTGGAGGCAAACCCTACTTGTGCGGAGAGTGTGGAGAGGACTTCAGTGACCACAGGCGGTACCTGGCCCACCGGAAGACGCACGCGGCCGAGGAGCTCTATCTGTGCAGCGAGTGTGGGCGCTGCTTCAACCACAGCGCCGCCTTTGCCAAGCACCTGAGGGGACATGCCTCAGTGAGGCCCTGCCGCTGCACCGAGTGTGGAAAGAGCTTCGGTCGGAGAGACCACCTCGTGAGGCATCAGAGAACACACACTGGTGAGAAGCCGTTCACGTGCCCGACCTGCGGGAAGAGCTTCAGCAGAGGCTACCACTTAATCAGGCACCAGAGGACCCACTCAGGAAAGACCTCCTAG